A part of Chanodichthys erythropterus isolate Z2021 chromosome 4, ASM2448905v1, whole genome shotgun sequence genomic DNA contains:
- the mfsd4b gene encoding sodium-dependent glucose transporter 1 isoform X1 — protein sequence MTPAEAAPKKKHVRFARMEEDINRDEQEEDTLFDKRKDNKEGLKSALKGGKGVLNPGSDQVDVIRPGRSQSNTGTCWRWLVSLVLCASFLGLGMAISVLGPTFEDLAINVNKNISNLSYIFVGRSSGYIGGSLLGGIIFDCVNPHLLLGFSLLITAFGMSGTPFCKKAWLLTVLMSSVGVSMGILDTGGNVLILNTWGEQAGPHLQALHFSFAAGAFASPIIAKLLFGHHSDNDSINTPSVSGHASKTFLPFSHPKSTPLTSMWAYIVIGAFVLFVSLFFFILYSCSSPNSNRAKTPSGKQLFSKHHNTLIFLLSVFFFFYVGSEVAYGSFIFTYSKDYTGMKEAHAAGLNSLFWGMFAAGRGLAIFFAACLRPGTLILLSLVGTTLSSLLLCLFSQNSTMLWTCTAMYGVSMSTTFPSGISWVEQYTSVTGRSAAVFVVGAALGEMVLPALLGFLLGQVQNQPLLMYLALCTSTFTSILFPVLYKLASPGGDATLRKTSGRHTKDADDSEYRQALLDNVEEEEQEIESEADQWNDADFEVIEMDDASLLSSPSKASVPPDIAASEFAAHSMATPLSAPSRDTAALTSLSNTPYFPTDSPRRKLLMSLNREKKD from the exons ATGACACCTGCTGAAGCAGCGCCGAAGAAAAAACACGTTCGGTTTGCCAGGATGGAAGAGGACATTAACcgcgacgaacaggaagaggatACCCTTTTCGACAAGCGTAAAGACAATAAGGAGGGGCTGAAAAGTGCTCTGAAGGGGGGTAAAGGGGTACTGAACCCGGGGTCTGATCAGGTTGATGTAATTCGACCCGGACGGAGCCAGAGCAATACTGGGACATGCTGGCGATGGCTGGTCAGCCTTGTGCTTTGCGCATCGTTTCTCGGACTG gGAATGGCCATTTCTGTATTGGGCCCTACATTTGAAGACCTGGCTATCAATGTCAACAAGAACATCAGTAATTTATCCTATATATTTGTGGGTCGTTCATCAGGATACATTGGAGGCTCCCTGTTAGGAGGGATCATTTTTGACTGTGTGAATCCCCATCTGCTTTTGG GTTTCTCGTTGTTAATCACAGCGTTTGGGATGTCTGGTACTCCCTTTTGTAAAAAGGCTTGGCTGCTCACTGTTTTGATGTCCAGTGTGGGGGTTTCAATGGGAATTTTAGACACAG GTGGTAATGTTCTCATCCTGAACACATGGGGAGAGCAGGCTGGGCCTCATCTGCAGGCTCTGCACTTTAGCTTTGCTGCTGGAGCCTTTGCCTCCCCAATCATAGCCAAGCTGCTGTTCGGCCACCATTCTGACAACGACTCCATTAACACTCCTTCAGTGTCTGGCCACGCCTCTAAGACCTTCTTGCCATTTTCCCATCCAAAGAGCACTCCTTTAACATCCATGTGGGCCTACATTGTGATTGgtgcttttgttttatttgtgtcaCTCTTCTTTTTTATCCTGTACTCCTGCAGTTCCCCCAACTCAAATAGGGCAAAGACACCCTCAGGGAAGCAGCTGTTCTCCAAACATCACAACACACTTATATTCCTGCTGTCcgtgttcttcttcttctatgtTGGAAGCGAGGTGGCGTACGGTTCCTTTATATTTACCTATAGCAAGGACTATACTGGTATGAAAGAGGCTCATGCAGCAGGACTGAATTCGCTGTTCTGGGGAATGTTTGCAGCTGGTCGTGGTCTGGCCATATTCTTTGCGGCTTGCCTGCGCCCAGGCACCCTGATCCTGCTGAGTCTAGTGGGCACCACACTTTCCTCACTCTTGCTGTGTCTTTTTAGCCAAAATTCCACTATGCTCTGGACCTGCACTGCCATGTATGGTGTCTCTATGTCTACCACCTTTCCCAGTGGGATTTCATGGGTCGAGCAGTACACATCTGTGACAGGGCGCTCAGCTGCAGTGTTTGTGGTGGGTGCAGCTCTTGGAGAAATGGTTCTGCCAGCTCTGTTGGGCTTCTTACTGGGGCAGGTGCAGAATCAGCCATTGCTGATGTACCTGGCGCTTTGCACATCCACCTTCACTTCTATCCTGTTCCCTGTCTTGTACAAACTAGCATCACCAGGAGGGGACGCCACGTTACGGAAAACGTCAGGGAGACACACCAAGGATGCTGATGACAGTGAGTACCGCCAAGCACTGCTAGACAATGTGGAGGAAGAGGAACAGGAAATTGAAAGTGAAGCTGACCAGTGGAATGATGCAGACTTTGAGGTGATAGAGATGGATGATGCCAGCCTGTTGAGCTCTCCTTCTAAAGCCTCAGTGCCACCTGATATTGCAGCTAGTGAGTTTGCTGCTCACTCAATGGCCACACCATTGTCAGCACCCTCAAGAGACACCGCAGCCCTGACCTCTCTGTCTAACACTCCGTATTTTCCCACAGACTCTCCCAGACGCAAACTCTTAATGTCCCTCAACAGGGAGAAGAAAGACTAA
- the mfsd4b gene encoding sodium-dependent glucose transporter 1 isoform X2 produces the protein MAISVLGPTFEDLAINVNKNISNLSYIFVGRSSGYIGGSLLGGIIFDCVNPHLLLGFSLLITAFGMSGTPFCKKAWLLTVLMSSVGVSMGILDTGGNVLILNTWGEQAGPHLQALHFSFAAGAFASPIIAKLLFGHHSDNDSINTPSVSGHASKTFLPFSHPKSTPLTSMWAYIVIGAFVLFVSLFFFILYSCSSPNSNRAKTPSGKQLFSKHHNTLIFLLSVFFFFYVGSEVAYGSFIFTYSKDYTGMKEAHAAGLNSLFWGMFAAGRGLAIFFAACLRPGTLILLSLVGTTLSSLLLCLFSQNSTMLWTCTAMYGVSMSTTFPSGISWVEQYTSVTGRSAAVFVVGAALGEMVLPALLGFLLGQVQNQPLLMYLALCTSTFTSILFPVLYKLASPGGDATLRKTSGRHTKDADDSEYRQALLDNVEEEEQEIESEADQWNDADFEVIEMDDASLLSSPSKASVPPDIAASEFAAHSMATPLSAPSRDTAALTSLSNTPYFPTDSPRRKLLMSLNREKKD, from the exons ATGGCCATTTCTGTATTGGGCCCTACATTTGAAGACCTGGCTATCAATGTCAACAAGAACATCAGTAATTTATCCTATATATTTGTGGGTCGTTCATCAGGATACATTGGAGGCTCCCTGTTAGGAGGGATCATTTTTGACTGTGTGAATCCCCATCTGCTTTTGG GTTTCTCGTTGTTAATCACAGCGTTTGGGATGTCTGGTACTCCCTTTTGTAAAAAGGCTTGGCTGCTCACTGTTTTGATGTCCAGTGTGGGGGTTTCAATGGGAATTTTAGACACAG GTGGTAATGTTCTCATCCTGAACACATGGGGAGAGCAGGCTGGGCCTCATCTGCAGGCTCTGCACTTTAGCTTTGCTGCTGGAGCCTTTGCCTCCCCAATCATAGCCAAGCTGCTGTTCGGCCACCATTCTGACAACGACTCCATTAACACTCCTTCAGTGTCTGGCCACGCCTCTAAGACCTTCTTGCCATTTTCCCATCCAAAGAGCACTCCTTTAACATCCATGTGGGCCTACATTGTGATTGgtgcttttgttttatttgtgtcaCTCTTCTTTTTTATCCTGTACTCCTGCAGTTCCCCCAACTCAAATAGGGCAAAGACACCCTCAGGGAAGCAGCTGTTCTCCAAACATCACAACACACTTATATTCCTGCTGTCcgtgttcttcttcttctatgtTGGAAGCGAGGTGGCGTACGGTTCCTTTATATTTACCTATAGCAAGGACTATACTGGTATGAAAGAGGCTCATGCAGCAGGACTGAATTCGCTGTTCTGGGGAATGTTTGCAGCTGGTCGTGGTCTGGCCATATTCTTTGCGGCTTGCCTGCGCCCAGGCACCCTGATCCTGCTGAGTCTAGTGGGCACCACACTTTCCTCACTCTTGCTGTGTCTTTTTAGCCAAAATTCCACTATGCTCTGGACCTGCACTGCCATGTATGGTGTCTCTATGTCTACCACCTTTCCCAGTGGGATTTCATGGGTCGAGCAGTACACATCTGTGACAGGGCGCTCAGCTGCAGTGTTTGTGGTGGGTGCAGCTCTTGGAGAAATGGTTCTGCCAGCTCTGTTGGGCTTCTTACTGGGGCAGGTGCAGAATCAGCCATTGCTGATGTACCTGGCGCTTTGCACATCCACCTTCACTTCTATCCTGTTCCCTGTCTTGTACAAACTAGCATCACCAGGAGGGGACGCCACGTTACGGAAAACGTCAGGGAGACACACCAAGGATGCTGATGACAGTGAGTACCGCCAAGCACTGCTAGACAATGTGGAGGAAGAGGAACAGGAAATTGAAAGTGAAGCTGACCAGTGGAATGATGCAGACTTTGAGGTGATAGAGATGGATGATGCCAGCCTGTTGAGCTCTCCTTCTAAAGCCTCAGTGCCACCTGATATTGCAGCTAGTGAGTTTGCTGCTCACTCAATGGCCACACCATTGTCAGCACCCTCAAGAGACACCGCAGCCCTGACCTCTCTGTCTAACACTCCGTATTTTCCCACAGACTCTCCCAGACGCAAACTCTTAATGTCCCTCAACAGGGAGAAGAAAGACTAA